Proteins encoded within one genomic window of [Enterobacter] lignolyticus SCF1:
- the glgC gene encoding glucose-1-phosphate adenylyltransferase produces the protein MVGLEKNDPLMLARQLPIKSVALILAGGRGTRLKDLTNKRAKPAVHFGGKFRIIDFALSNCINSGIRRIGVITQYQSHTLVQHIQRGWSFFSEEMNEFVDLLPAQQRVHGENWYRGTADAVTQNLDIIRRYKAEYVVILAGDHIYKQDYSRMLIDHVEKGARCTVACMPVPIEEATAFGVMAVDEREKIIDFVEKPANPPAMPNDPNKSLASMGIYVFDADYLYELLEEDDLDENSSHDFGKDIIPKITKAGMAYAHPFPLSCVQSDPNSEPYWRDVGTLEAYWKANLDLASVMPELDMYDQNWPIRTHMEPLPPAKFVQDRSGSHGMTLNSLVSGGCIISGSVVVQSVLFPRVRINSFCNIDSAVLLPEVWIGRSCRLRRCIIDRACVIPEGMVIGENAEEDARRFYRSEEGIVLVTREMLRKLGHKQER, from the coding sequence ATGGTAGGCCTGGAAAAAAATGATCCGTTGATGCTGGCTCGTCAACTGCCGATTAAATCAGTGGCGCTGATCCTGGCGGGGGGACGTGGTACCCGCCTGAAGGATCTGACGAACAAGCGCGCAAAACCCGCAGTGCACTTCGGCGGCAAGTTCCGCATTATCGACTTTGCGTTATCTAACTGTATTAACTCCGGTATTCGTCGTATTGGCGTTATCACGCAGTATCAGTCCCATACGCTGGTGCAGCACATCCAGCGCGGTTGGTCGTTCTTTAGCGAAGAGATGAACGAATTCGTCGATCTGCTCCCCGCCCAGCAGCGCGTGCACGGTGAAAACTGGTACCGCGGTACGGCGGATGCGGTGACGCAGAACCTCGACATCATCCGTCGCTATAAGGCGGAGTATGTCGTCATTCTCGCGGGTGACCATATTTACAAACAGGACTACTCGCGCATGCTGATCGACCATGTCGAAAAAGGGGCGCGCTGCACCGTGGCCTGTATGCCGGTGCCCATTGAGGAGGCAACAGCCTTCGGCGTGATGGCCGTCGACGAGCGCGAAAAGATTATCGACTTTGTGGAAAAACCGGCGAATCCGCCTGCGATGCCTAACGATCCGAACAAATCGTTAGCCAGCATGGGGATTTATGTCTTTGATGCTGATTATCTTTATGAGCTGCTGGAAGAGGACGACCTCGACGAAAACTCCAGCCACGATTTCGGCAAAGACATCATTCCTAAAATCACCAAAGCTGGCATGGCGTATGCACATCCATTCCCGTTGTCCTGCGTGCAGTCCGACCCGAACTCGGAGCCGTACTGGCGCGATGTGGGAACTCTGGAAGCCTACTGGAAAGCGAACCTCGACCTCGCATCCGTTATGCCGGAGCTGGACATGTACGATCAGAACTGGCCGATTCGCACCCATATGGAACCGCTGCCGCCGGCAAAATTCGTTCAGGACCGTTCGGGCAGTCACGGTATGACCCTGAACTCGCTGGTGTCCGGCGGCTGCATTATCTCCGGCTCGGTGGTGGTGCAGTCGGTGCTGTTCCCGCGCGTGCGGATTAACTCATTCTGTAACATTGATTCGGCAGTCTTGCTGCCGGAGGTGTGGATAGGCCGCTCGTGCCGTCTGCGCCGCTGCATTATCGACCGCGCCTGCGTTATCCCGGAAGGCATGGTCATTGGTGAGAACGCGGAAGAGGACGCTCGTCGCTTCTATCGTTCTGAGGAAGGTATCGTGCTGGTTACGCGCGAAATGCTGCGCAAGCTGGGGCACAAACAGGAGCGATAA
- the glgA gene encoding glycogen synthase GlgA encodes MLVLHVCSEMFPLLKTGGLADVIGALPAAQIADGVDTRVLLPAFPDIRRGVPDAQVVTRRETFAGRITLLFGHFNGVGIYLIDAPHLYDRPGSPYHDTNLHAYTDNVLRFALLGWVGCEMACGLDPFWRPDVVHAHDWHAGLTPAYLAARGRPAKSVFTVHNLAYQGMFYARHMNDIQLPWSFYNMHGLEFNGQISFLKAGLYYADHITAVSPTYAREITEPQFAYGMEGLLRQRHTEGRLSGILNGVDDKIWNPEHDLLLASRYMRDTLEEKAENKRQLQIAMGLKVNDKVPLFAVVSRLTSQKGLDLVLEALPGLLEQGGQLALLGAGDPVLQEGFLAAAAEHPGQVGVQIGYHEAFSHRIMGGADVILVPSRFEPCGLTQLYGLKYGTLPLVRRTGGLADTVSDSSLENLADGIASGFVFEDSNAWSLLRAIRRAFVLWSRPSLWRYVQRQAMSMDFSWQVAAHAYRELYQRLM; translated from the coding sequence ATGCTGGTCTTACATGTATGTTCAGAGATGTTCCCGCTGCTGAAAACCGGCGGGCTGGCGGACGTCATTGGCGCATTACCGGCCGCACAGATCGCCGATGGGGTGGATACCCGCGTGCTGCTGCCCGCGTTTCCGGATATTCGCCGCGGGGTGCCGGACGCGCAGGTGGTGACGCGACGCGAGACGTTCGCCGGGCGCATTACGCTGCTGTTCGGCCACTTCAACGGCGTCGGCATCTATCTGATCGACGCGCCGCATCTCTATGACCGTCCGGGGAGCCCCTATCACGACACGAATCTGCATGCGTATACCGACAACGTGCTGCGATTCGCGCTGTTAGGGTGGGTGGGCTGCGAGATGGCCTGCGGGCTGGACCCGTTCTGGCGCCCGGACGTCGTGCATGCGCACGACTGGCATGCCGGGCTGACGCCTGCCTACCTCGCCGCCCGCGGGCGGCCGGCGAAGTCGGTGTTTACGGTACATAACCTGGCCTATCAGGGGATGTTCTACGCCCGCCATATGAATGACATTCAACTGCCATGGTCGTTCTATAACATGCATGGGCTGGAGTTCAATGGGCAGATATCGTTTCTCAAAGCGGGGCTCTATTACGCCGACCACATTACGGCGGTGAGCCCGACCTATGCGCGTGAAATTACCGAGCCGCAGTTCGCCTACGGAATGGAAGGGCTGCTGCGCCAGCGCCATACGGAGGGGCGTCTGTCCGGTATTCTCAACGGCGTTGACGACAAAATCTGGAACCCTGAGCACGATCTGCTGCTGGCTTCGCGCTATATGCGCGATACGCTGGAGGAGAAAGCGGAAAACAAGCGCCAGCTGCAGATTGCGATGGGGCTTAAGGTGAATGACAAAGTCCCGCTGTTCGCCGTCGTCAGCCGCCTGACCAGCCAGAAAGGGTTGGATCTGGTGCTGGAGGCCTTGCCAGGGCTGCTGGAGCAGGGCGGTCAGCTGGCGCTGTTGGGAGCGGGCGACCCGGTGCTGCAGGAAGGGTTCCTTGCCGCTGCGGCGGAGCATCCGGGCCAGGTGGGCGTTCAGATTGGCTACCATGAAGCCTTCTCGCACCGGATCATGGGCGGCGCGGACGTGATTCTGGTGCCGTCGCGCTTTGAGCCCTGCGGGCTGACCCAGCTGTATGGTCTGAAGTACGGCACGCTGCCGCTGGTGCGCCGCACCGGCGGGTTAGCGGACACCGTTTCCGACAGCTCGCTGGAGAACCTGGCGGACGGTATTGCCAGCGGTTTTGTCTTTGAAGACAGTAATGCCTGGTCGCTGCTAAGAGCGATTCGGCGTGCGTTCGTGTTGTGGTCGCGCCCGTCGCTCTGGCGTTACGTGCAGCGTCAGGCAATGAGCATGGATTTTAGCTGGCAAGTAGCGGCGCACGCTTACCGCGAACTTTATCAACGCTTGATGTAA
- the glgP gene encoding glycogen phosphorylase — protein MNAPFTYASPTLSVEALKHSIAYKLMFIIGKDPAIANKHEWLNATLFAVRDRLVERWLRSNRAQLSQEVRQVYYLSMEFLIGRTLSNALLSLGIYDDVQSALSAMGLDLEELIDEENDPGLGNGGLGRLAACFLDSLATLGLPGRGYGIRYDYGMFKQNIVDGRQKESPDYWLEYGNPWEFERHNTRYKVRFGGRVQQEGKKSRWIETEEILAEAYDQIIPGYDTDATNTLRLWSAQASSEINLGKFNQGDYFAAVEDKNHSENVSRVLYPDDSTYSGRELRLRQEYFLVSATVQDILSRHYQLHKTYSNLADKIAIHLNDTHPVLSIPELMRLLIDEHRYSWDDAFEVACQVFSYTNHTLMSEALETWPVDMLGKILPRHLQIIFEINDYFLKTLQGQYPNDTGLLSRTSIIDESNGRRVRMAWLAVVVSHKVNGVSELHSNLMVQSLFADFAAVFPMRFTNVTNGVTPRRWLALANPPLSEVLDENIGRTWRTDLSQLSDLEQHIDYPTVNQAVHHAKLENKKRLANYIAQQLNVVVNPKSLFDVQIKRIHEYKRQLMNVLHVITRYNRIKSDPDAEWVPRVNIFAGKAASAYYMAKHIIHLINDVAAVVNNDPEIGDRLKVVFIPNYSVSLAQVIIPAADLSEQISLAGTEASGTSNMKFALNGALTIGTLDGANVEMLEHVGADNIFIFGNTAEEVEALRQKGYKPRDYYEQDEELHQVLTQIGSGVFSPAEPGRYRDLVDSLINFGDHYQVLADYRSYVDCQDKVDDLYLNPEEWTTKAMRNIANMGYFSSDRTIQEYADHIWHIDPVRL, from the coding sequence ATGAATGCACCCTTTACGTATGCATCACCGACACTCAGCGTTGAGGCACTGAAGCACTCTATTGCCTATAAGCTGATGTTTATCATAGGGAAAGACCCGGCGATTGCCAACAAGCACGAATGGCTGAACGCCACGCTGTTTGCCGTTCGTGACCGTCTGGTGGAGCGCTGGCTGCGTTCTAATCGTGCGCAACTTTCTCAGGAGGTTCGTCAGGTTTACTACCTGTCGATGGAATTTCTGATTGGACGCACCCTTTCCAACGCCCTGCTGTCGCTGGGGATTTACGATGACGTGCAAAGCGCGCTGTCGGCGATGGGGCTGGATCTCGAAGAGCTGATTGACGAAGAAAACGACCCGGGCCTTGGCAACGGCGGTCTGGGGCGCCTGGCCGCCTGCTTCCTCGACTCGCTGGCCACCCTGGGGCTGCCGGGCCGCGGATACGGCATTCGCTATGACTATGGCATGTTCAAGCAGAACATTGTCGACGGCCGTCAGAAGGAGTCGCCGGACTACTGGCTGGAGTACGGCAACCCGTGGGAGTTTGAACGCCACAATACGCGCTATAAGGTCCGTTTTGGCGGGCGCGTTCAGCAGGAAGGCAAGAAAAGCCGCTGGATTGAGACCGAAGAGATCCTCGCCGAAGCCTACGACCAGATAATCCCCGGTTACGATACCGATGCGACCAACACGCTGCGGCTGTGGAGCGCTCAGGCGAGCAGCGAAATCAACCTTGGTAAATTCAACCAGGGCGACTACTTCGCGGCGGTGGAGGATAAAAACCACTCCGAAAACGTCTCGCGCGTGCTCTATCCTGACGACTCGACCTACTCCGGGCGCGAGCTGCGCCTGCGCCAGGAGTATTTCCTGGTTTCCGCTACCGTGCAGGACATTCTGAGCCGCCATTACCAGCTGCATAAAACCTACAGCAACCTGGCGGACAAAATAGCTATCCACCTCAACGACACCCATCCGGTGCTGTCGATTCCTGAGCTGATGCGCCTGCTTATCGACGAGCACCGGTACAGCTGGGACGATGCCTTTGAGGTGGCCTGCCAGGTGTTCTCCTACACCAACCACACCCTGATGAGCGAAGCGCTGGAAACCTGGCCGGTGGATATGCTTGGCAAAATTCTGCCGCGCCACCTGCAGATCATCTTTGAAATCAACGACTACTTCCTGAAAACGCTGCAGGGGCAGTATCCGAACGACACCGGGCTGCTGAGCCGCACGTCGATCATCGATGAGTCCAACGGCCGCCGCGTGCGTATGGCGTGGCTGGCGGTGGTGGTCAGCCACAAGGTCAACGGCGTTTCCGAGCTGCACTCGAACCTGATGGTGCAGTCGCTGTTTGCCGATTTCGCCGCCGTCTTCCCGATGCGCTTTACCAACGTCACCAACGGCGTGACGCCGCGGCGCTGGCTGGCGCTGGCGAACCCGCCGCTCTCGGAGGTGCTGGATGAAAATATCGGCCGCACCTGGCGTACCGACTTAAGCCAGCTGAGCGATCTCGAACAGCATATCGATTACCCCACCGTTAACCAGGCTGTGCATCATGCCAAACTGGAAAATAAGAAGCGGCTGGCGAACTACATCGCCCAGCAGCTGAACGTGGTGGTGAACCCGAAATCGCTGTTTGACGTACAGATCAAACGCATCCATGAGTACAAGCGTCAGCTGATGAACGTGCTGCATGTGATTACGCGCTACAACCGTATCAAGTCCGATCCTGACGCCGAGTGGGTGCCGCGCGTGAATATCTTTGCCGGTAAGGCGGCGTCGGCGTACTACATGGCGAAGCATATTATCCACTTGATCAACGACGTTGCGGCGGTGGTGAACAACGACCCGGAAATTGGCGACAGGCTGAAGGTGGTGTTCATTCCAAACTACAGCGTAAGCCTTGCGCAGGTGATTATCCCGGCGGCCGACCTCTCTGAGCAGATTTCGCTGGCGGGCACCGAAGCGTCCGGCACCAGCAACATGAAGTTCGCGCTGAACGGCGCGCTGACCATCGGCACGCTGGACGGAGCCAACGTCGAAATGCTCGAGCACGTAGGGGCCGACAATATCTTTATTTTCGGCAACACGGCGGAAGAGGTTGAGGCGCTGCGCCAGAAGGGCTACAAGCCGCGCGACTATTATGAGCAGGATGAAGAACTGCATCAGGTGCTGACGCAAATCGGCAGCGGCGTGTTCAGCCCGGCGGAACCCGGACGCTACCGCGACCTGGTGGATTCGCTGATTAACTTCGGCGACCACTATCAGGTGCTGGCGGATTACCGCAGCTATGTGGACTGTCAGGATAAGGTGGACGATCTGTACCTGAACCCGGAGGAGTGGACCACCAAAGCGATGCGCAACATCGCCAATATGGGCTACTTCTCATCAGACAGGACTATTCAGGAGTATGCGGATCACATCTGGCATATCGATCCGGTGAGGCTGTAA
- the glgB gene encoding 1,4-alpha-glucan branching enzyme, protein MSDRIDRDVINALIAGHFADPFSVLGMHSTDAGLEVRALLPDATDVWVIEPKTGRKVGKLECLDSRGFFCGVLPRRKNPFRYQLAVMWHGQQNLIDDPYRFGPLLQEMDAWLLSEGTHLRPYETLGAHADTMDGVTGTRFSVWAPNARRVSVVGQFNYWDGRRHPMRLRAESGIWELFIPGAQHGQLYKFEMIDAHGKLRIKADPYAFEAQMRPETASLICGLPEKVEQPESRRRANQFDAPISIYEVHLGSWRRHTDNNFWLSYRELADQLVPYAKWMGFTHLELMPVNEHPFDGSWGYQPTGLYAPTRRFGTRDDFRYFINAAHAAGLNVILDWVPGHFPSDDFGLARFDGTELYEHSDPREGYHQDWNTLIYNYGRREVANYLVGNALYWIERFGIDALRVDAVASMIYRDYSRKEGEWIPNEHGGRENLEAIEFLRSTNRILGEQVPGAVSMAEESTDFAGVSRPASMGGLGFWFKWNLGWMHDTLDYMKLDPVHRQYHHDKLTFGMLYNYTENFILPLSHDEVVHGKKSILDRMPGDAWQKFANLRAYYGWMFAFPGKKLLFMGNEFAQGREWNHDSSLDWHLLEGGDNWHHGVQRLVRDLNHTYRHHKALHELDFESYGFEWLVVDDNERSVLAFVRRDRQGNEIIVISNFTPVPRHHYRFGINQPGRWREEMNTDSTHYHGSNAGNGGAVQSDEIASHGRQHSLSLTLPPLSTLWLVREGE, encoded by the coding sequence ATGTCCGATCGTATCGATAGAGACGTGATTAATGCCCTTATTGCCGGCCACTTTGCGGACCCATTTTCCGTGCTTGGCATGCATAGTACCGACGCAGGACTGGAAGTCCGCGCACTCTTACCTGACGCCACCGACGTGTGGGTCATTGAGCCGAAAACCGGGCGTAAAGTGGGCAAGCTGGAGTGCCTCGATTCGCGTGGTTTCTTTTGCGGCGTGCTGCCGCGTCGTAAAAACCCTTTCCGCTACCAGCTGGCCGTCATGTGGCATGGCCAGCAGAACCTGATTGACGATCCGTATCGCTTTGGCCCGCTGCTGCAGGAGATGGACGCCTGGCTGCTGTCGGAAGGTACGCACCTGCGGCCGTACGAAACGCTGGGGGCGCACGCGGATACCATGGATGGCGTGACCGGCACCCGCTTCTCCGTCTGGGCGCCAAACGCCCGTCGCGTCTCCGTGGTGGGTCAGTTCAACTACTGGGACGGCCGTCGTCATCCGATGCGCCTGCGCGCGGAGTCCGGCATCTGGGAGCTGTTTATCCCCGGCGCGCAGCACGGCCAGCTGTATAAGTTCGAAATGATTGATGCGCACGGCAAGCTGCGCATCAAGGCCGACCCGTACGCCTTTGAAGCGCAGATGCGCCCGGAAACCGCCTCGCTTATCTGCGGACTGCCGGAGAAGGTCGAGCAGCCGGAGTCGCGCCGCAGGGCCAACCAGTTCGACGCGCCGATTTCCATTTACGAGGTGCATCTCGGCTCCTGGCGCCGCCATACCGACAACAACTTCTGGCTGAGCTACCGCGAGCTGGCGGATCAGCTGGTGCCCTACGCGAAGTGGATGGGCTTCACCCATCTCGAGCTGATGCCGGTTAACGAGCATCCGTTCGACGGCAGCTGGGGCTATCAGCCTACCGGGCTGTATGCGCCGACGCGCCGTTTCGGCACCCGCGACGACTTCCGTTACTTCATCAACGCCGCGCACGCCGCCGGGCTTAACGTCATTCTTGACTGGGTGCCGGGGCATTTCCCCTCCGATGATTTTGGCCTGGCGCGCTTTGACGGCACCGAGCTGTACGAGCACAGCGACCCGCGCGAAGGCTATCACCAGGACTGGAATACGCTTATCTATAACTACGGTCGCCGCGAAGTCGCCAACTATCTGGTGGGCAACGCGCTGTACTGGATCGAACGCTTCGGCATCGACGCCCTGCGCGTGGACGCGGTGGCGTCGATGATCTACCGCGACTACAGCCGCAAAGAGGGCGAGTGGATCCCGAACGAGCACGGCGGGCGTGAAAATCTGGAAGCTATTGAGTTCCTGCGCAGCACCAACCGCATTCTTGGCGAGCAGGTGCCGGGCGCGGTGAGCATGGCGGAAGAGTCGACCGATTTTGCCGGCGTCTCGCGCCCGGCGTCGATGGGCGGCCTCGGCTTCTGGTTCAAGTGGAACCTTGGCTGGATGCACGACACGCTCGACTACATGAAGCTCGATCCGGTGCACCGTCAGTATCACCACGACAAGCTCACCTTCGGCATGCTCTACAACTACACCGAGAACTTCATCCTGCCGCTGTCGCACGACGAAGTGGTGCACGGTAAGAAATCGATTCTCGACCGGATGCCGGGCGATGCGTGGCAGAAGTTCGCCAACCTGCGCGCCTACTACGGCTGGATGTTCGCCTTCCCGGGTAAAAAGCTGCTGTTTATGGGCAACGAATTCGCCCAGGGACGCGAGTGGAATCATGACAGCAGCCTTGACTGGCATCTGCTGGAGGGCGGGGATAACTGGCACCACGGCGTACAGCGCCTGGTGCGCGACCTCAACCACACCTACCGTCACCATAAAGCGCTGCACGAGCTGGATTTCGAGTCGTACGGCTTTGAGTGGCTGGTGGTCGACGATAACGAGCGTTCGGTGCTGGCGTTCGTGCGCCGCGACCGCCAGGGCAACGAAATCATCGTCATCAGCAACTTTACGCCGGTGCCGCGTCACCATTACCGCTTCGGTATTAACCAGCCGGGCCGCTGGCGCGAAGAGATGAACACCGATTCGACGCACTACCACGGCAGCAACGCCGGTAACGGCGGCGCAGTGCAGAGCGATGAGATAGCGAGCCACGGCCGCCAGCATTCGCTGTCGCTGACGCTGCCGCCGCTGTCCACCCTGTGGCTGGTGCGGGAGGGGGAATGA
- the glpD gene encoding glycerol-3-phosphate dehydrogenase, with product METKDLIVIGGGINGAGIAADAAGRGLSVLMLEAQDLACATSSASSKLIHGGLRYLEHYEFRLVSEALAEREVLLKMAPHIAFPMRFRLPHRPHLRPAWMIRIGLFMYDHLGKRTSLPGSAGLRFGAESVLKPEIVRGFEYSDCWVDDARLVLANAQMVVKKGGEVLTRTRATAARRENGLWIVDAEDIDTGKKYSWQAKGLVNATGPWVKQFFDDGMHLPSPYGIRLIKGSHIVVPRVHTQKQAYILQNEDKRIVFVIPWMDEFSIIGTTDVEYKGDPKNVEIDESEISYLLKVYNAHFNKQLGRDDIVWTYSGVRPLCDDESDSPQAITRDYTLDIHDDHGKAPLLSVFGGKLTTYRKLAEHALEKLTPYYRGIGPAWTKGAVLPGGEIGGDRDDFAARLRRRYPFISESLARHFARTYGSNSEQILGEAKDIADLGEHFGHEFYEAELRYLVEHEWVRRLDDAIWRRTKQGMWLNAEEQSRVAQWLLQHAGKRELSLAS from the coding sequence ATGGAAACCAAAGATCTGATTGTGATAGGCGGTGGCATCAACGGTGCCGGCATCGCGGCAGACGCCGCTGGACGCGGTTTATCCGTGCTGATGCTCGAAGCGCAGGACCTTGCCTGCGCCACCTCAAGCGCCAGTTCGAAGCTTATTCATGGCGGTCTGCGCTACCTTGAACACTACGAATTCCGCCTGGTGAGCGAGGCGCTGGCCGAACGTGAAGTGCTGCTGAAGATGGCGCCGCACATCGCCTTCCCGATGCGTTTTCGTCTGCCCCACCGTCCGCATCTGCGTCCGGCGTGGATGATCCGCATTGGTCTTTTTATGTACGACCACCTCGGAAAACGCACCAGCCTGCCGGGCTCTGCCGGATTGCGATTTGGCGCAGAATCGGTCCTCAAGCCGGAAATTGTGCGCGGTTTCGAATATTCCGACTGCTGGGTGGATGATGCGCGTCTGGTGCTGGCTAATGCGCAGATGGTGGTGAAAAAAGGCGGCGAAGTGCTGACCCGCACCCGCGCAACCGCCGCCCGTCGCGAAAACGGCCTGTGGATTGTCGACGCGGAAGATATCGATACCGGCAAGAAATACAGCTGGCAGGCGAAAGGCCTGGTCAATGCCACCGGCCCGTGGGTGAAACAATTCTTTGACGACGGCATGCACCTGCCGTCGCCGTACGGCATCCGCCTGATTAAGGGCAGCCATATCGTAGTGCCGCGCGTTCACACCCAGAAGCAGGCCTATATCCTGCAAAACGAAGATAAACGCATCGTGTTCGTGATCCCGTGGATGGACGAATTCTCCATCATCGGCACCACGGACGTGGAATATAAAGGCGACCCGAAAAACGTTGAGATCGACGAGAGCGAAATCAGCTACCTGCTGAAGGTCTATAACGCGCATTTCAACAAGCAGCTTGGCCGTGACGATATCGTCTGGACCTACTCCGGCGTCCGTCCGCTGTGCGATGATGAATCCGACTCGCCGCAGGCCATCACCCGCGACTATACGCTGGACATCCACGACGACCACGGCAAAGCGCCGCTGCTGTCGGTCTTTGGCGGTAAGCTCACCACCTACCGTAAGCTGGCGGAACACGCGCTGGAAAAACTGACGCCGTACTATCGGGGCATCGGCCCGGCGTGGACCAAAGGCGCGGTGCTGCCCGGCGGAGAGATCGGCGGCGATCGCGACGATTTTGCCGCCAGACTGCGCCGTCGCTATCCGTTCATCAGCGAATCATTAGCCCGCCACTTTGCCCGCACCTACGGTAGCAACAGCGAGCAAATCCTTGGCGAAGCGAAAGATATTGCGGATCTCGGCGAACATTTCGGCCACGAGTTCTATGAAGCCGAGCTGCGCTATCTGGTGGAGCATGAGTGGGTGCGCCGTCTGGACGATGCCATCTGGCGTCGCACGAAACAGGGGATGTGGCTGAATGCGGAGGAGCAGTCGCGCGTCGCGCAGTGGCTGTTACAGCATGCGGGAAAGCGTGAACTGTCGTTAGCGTCATAG
- the glgX gene encoding glycogen debranching protein GlgX, protein MKKLTAGTPAPLGARYDGNGVNFTLFSAHAQRVELCVFDQDGNEHREDLPSRTGNVWHGYLPAARPGLRYGFRVHGPWEPAQGHRFNPAKLLLDPCACRVSGELKDEPRLHGGFDEPDHRDSAPVAPKSVVVDLHYDWGGDTAPRTPWGNTVIYEAHVKGLTFQHPAIPQEIRGTYKALAHPQMLSYFKQLGITALELMPVAHFVSEARLQRLGLSNYWGYNPLAIFALDPRYATAAASALSEFRDAVKALHKAGIEVILDVVLNHSAEIDLEGPTFSLRGIDNRSYYWIREDGDYHNWTGCGNTLNLSAPDVVEYARQCLRFWVDECHVDGFRFDLASVMGRTPEFRQDAPLFEAIRRDPVLSAVKLIAEPWDIGPGGYQVGNFPPLFAEWNDHFRDSMRRFWLQQSLSLGDFAQRFAASSDLFQRNGRPPSASINLITAHDGFTLRDCVCFNQKHNEANGEENRDGTNNNHSNNHGIEGLGGRLDVIERRRASLHALIATLLLSQGTPMLLAGDEHGHSQHGNNNAYCQDNALTWLDWEQANAGLTTFTAALIHLRQKIPALTGDRWWQEGDGSVCWLNKDAQPLSAEEWQHGVPRMQILLAQRWLITLNASAEVAEIVLPTGNWRAIPPFAGEDNPVIMAVWHGPAHGVCVFERSMF, encoded by the coding sequence ATGAAAAAACTCACGGCGGGAACACCTGCGCCTCTGGGCGCGCGTTATGACGGCAACGGCGTGAACTTCACGCTGTTTTCCGCCCACGCGCAGCGGGTGGAACTCTGTGTGTTTGACCAGGACGGCAATGAGCATCGCGAGGACTTGCCGTCACGGACCGGCAACGTCTGGCACGGCTACCTGCCGGCGGCGCGCCCCGGTTTGCGCTACGGCTTTCGCGTTCACGGACCGTGGGAGCCTGCGCAGGGGCACCGCTTTAACCCGGCGAAGCTGCTGCTCGACCCGTGCGCCTGTCGCGTATCGGGGGAGCTCAAGGATGAGCCGCGCCTGCACGGCGGTTTCGATGAGCCTGACCACCGCGACAGCGCCCCCGTGGCGCCGAAGTCGGTGGTGGTGGATCTGCACTACGACTGGGGCGGCGATACCGCGCCCCGTACACCGTGGGGCAACACGGTTATCTACGAAGCGCACGTGAAGGGGCTGACCTTTCAGCATCCCGCTATTCCTCAGGAGATACGCGGCACCTATAAGGCGCTTGCGCATCCGCAGATGCTCAGCTACTTCAAACAGCTGGGCATTACCGCGCTGGAGCTGATGCCGGTCGCCCATTTTGTCAGCGAGGCGCGCCTGCAGCGCCTCGGGTTGTCCAACTACTGGGGCTATAACCCGCTGGCGATATTTGCGCTCGATCCCCGCTATGCGACGGCGGCGGCATCCGCGCTGAGCGAGTTTCGCGATGCGGTTAAGGCGCTGCACAAGGCGGGGATCGAGGTGATCCTCGACGTGGTGCTGAACCACAGCGCGGAGATCGATCTGGAAGGGCCGACCTTCTCCCTGCGTGGAATTGATAACCGTAGCTATTATTGGATAAGGGAAGACGGCGATTACCATAACTGGACCGGCTGCGGCAACACCCTCAACCTGAGTGCGCCTGACGTGGTGGAGTACGCCCGCCAGTGCCTGCGTTTTTGGGTGGATGAATGCCATGTCGATGGTTTTCGCTTCGATCTGGCCTCGGTGATGGGGCGCACGCCGGAATTTCGCCAGGATGCGCCGCTGTTTGAGGCTATCCGGCGCGATCCGGTGCTGTCGGCGGTCAAGCTGATTGCCGAACCCTGGGATATCGGCCCGGGCGGCTACCAGGTCGGCAACTTTCCGCCGCTGTTCGCCGAGTGGAACGACCATTTTCGCGACAGCATGCGGCGCTTCTGGTTGCAGCAGTCGCTTTCGCTTGGCGATTTTGCTCAACGCTTTGCCGCCTCAAGCGATCTGTTTCAACGCAACGGGAGACCGCCTTCGGCGTCCATCAATCTGATCACGGCGCACGACGGTTTTACCCTGCGCGACTGCGTTTGTTTCAATCAGAAACATAATGAGGCAAACGGAGAGGAGAACCGCGACGGTACTAACAATAACCATAGTAATAACCATGGTATAGAAGGATTAGGCGGTCGTCTTGATGTGATAGAGCGGCGGCGGGCCAGCCTTCATGCGCTGATAGCGACGCTGCTGCTTTCGCAAGGGACGCCGATGCTATTGGCCGGTGATGAGCATGGGCACAGCCAGCATGGCAACAACAATGCCTACTGTCAGGACAACGCCTTAACCTGGCTTGACTGGGAACAGGCGAATGCCGGGCTCACTACGTTTACCGCGGCGTTGATCCACCTGCGCCAGAAGATCCCGGCGCTGACCGGCGATCGCTGGTGGCAGGAGGGCGACGGCAGCGTTTGTTGGCTCAATAAGGATGCGCAACCTCTGAGCGCAGAGGAGTGGCAGCACGGCGTTCCGCGCATGCAGATCCTGCTTGCGCAGCGTTGGCTTATCACCCTCAACGCCTCTGCGGAGGTTGCAGAAATTGTGTTACCCACTGGGAACTGGCGCGCCATTCCCCCGTTCGCCGGAGAGGACAATCCGGTCATTATGGCTGTCTGGCATGGACCCGCGCACGGAGTGTGTGTCTTTGAAAGGTCAATGTTCTGA